The window TCTTCTTTTGAGTGCACAAATGTAGTAACCTCTTCTGCTAATCGTTTTTGTAAAACTCTAACATGTGGTGCTTCTTTGTGCTCTTCAATTAAAGCTTCAACGGTTTTTTCATCTAAAAAAGTAAATATTTTCACATACTTTTCTGCATCTTCATCAGATGTATTTAGCCAAAATTGGTAAAATTTATATACAGATGTTTTTGAAGCATCTAACCAAACATTTCCACCTTCAGATTTACCAAATTTAGAACCATCTGCCTTTGTAATTAATGGACATGTCATTGCATAAGCCTTAGCTTCTTCACCAACATTCATTCTTCTTACAAGTTCTGTTCCTGTGGTAATATTTCCCCATTGATCAGAACCTCCCATTTGTATTTTACAATTGTGGGCTTTATATAAGTGGTAAAAATCGTATCCTTGAATTAATTGGTATGTAAACTCTGTAAAACTCATTCCGCCAGATTCTTCTCCAGAAATACGCTTTTTCACAGAATCTTTTGCCATCATGTAGTTTACGGTAATTCTTTTACCAACATCACGAGCAAATTCAATAAATGAAAAGTTTTTCATCCAATCGTAATTATTTACTAAAATTGGAGAGTTAGCCGTACCGTTATCAAAATCTAAAAAACGAGCTAACGTTCTTTTAATTCCATCTACATTTTTAGCTAATGCTTCTTCATTTAATAAATTACGTTCGTCAGATTTTCCTGATGGATCACCAATCATACCTGTTGCTCCACCTACTAAAGCTACTGGTTTATGTCCAGCTCTTTCTAAGTGAACTAATAAAATAATTGGTACTAAACTACCAATATGTAGCGAATCTGATGTTGGATCAAAACCAATATAGGCAGCAGTCATTTCTTTTTGCAATTGCTCTTCAGTTCCTGGCATCATATCGTGTATCATTCCACGCCAACGTAATTCTTCAACTAAATTCTTTGTCATCTTGGTATATTTTAAAAGCGCAAAGATAATTTTATCGTTTAAAAAAAACTATTTTCGTGCTATGATTTTAGTTACTGGCGGAACTGGTTTGGTTGGAGCACATTTATTATATCATTTAACGTTAAATGATGATAAAATTCGTGCTATATATCGTTCTGAAAATACGCTTGAAAAAGTAAAAGAAGTATTCTCTTTTTATACTTCTGAAGTAACAAAACATTTTTCTAAAATTGAATGGATAAAAGCGGATATTACTGATATTCCTTCAATGATTCCTGCATTTATTAACATTAAAAAAGTATATCATTGTGCAGCTTTGGTTTCTTTTAATCCGAAAGATTATAGAGAAATGCGAAAAGTAAATATTCATGGAACCGCAATTATTGTAAATCTTGCTATTGATGCTAAAGTTGATAAACTTTGTTTTGTAGGTTCTATTGCTGCAGTTGGAAATGCTATAAACGGAGAAATTATTACTGAAGAAAATGAATGGAATGATGAAGATGATAATCACGGTTACGCAATTACAAAATTTGGTGCAGAGATGGAAGTTTGGCGCGCAAGTCAAGAAGGTGTTGATGTAGTAATTGTAAATCCTGGTGTAATTTTAGGAAGTGGTTTTTGGAATACAGGATCAAGTAAACTATTTACCCAAATTTATAATGGATTTAAGTTTTATACTGAAGGAATAACAGGATTTGTTGGTGTACAAGATGTTGTAAAAGCGATGACTTTATTAATGAATTCTGAAGTAAAAAACGAACGATTTATACTAGTTTCTGAAAACAAATCATTCAAAGATATTTTCTTTTCAATAGCAGATGCTTTTGATAAAAAACATCCTTCTAAAAAAATTAAACCTTGGCAAACTGCAATTTTTTGGAGAGTTGCTTGGGTTATATCAAAATTTACTGGAAAAGAACCTTTGTTAACAAAACATTCGGCAAAATCTGCTCATGGAATTTCTTACTATTCAGCAGAAAAAATAACAAAAACATTAAATTTCAGCTTTGAAAAAATAGAAACTGTTGTTAAACGAGTTGCTAAAAATTACCCTTTATAAAAAGAAATTATCTTTTTTTAAACCCTTTTTCTAAAATTGGTTTTTTTAACTGAGAAGAGTCTAATTTTATAAGATTCTTAAGTTTTCCTTCCTTATTTTTACTTTTAAGACGTTCTTCTTTTATCTTTTTTTTATCTAAATTCTTTATAGAATCTTGTGTTTTTAATTCCTCAGAGTACTTCTTATGTTCCTTATTAATGTTATCTTTTACTTCTAGTAAAATTTCATTGTATTGTTCTATAACAGATGTATAATACACATTGCTTTCTTTAAATCTAGCACTGTCTATTTTATATTTATCGTACACAAAAGGCAAATAATTTACTTGTCTTTGCTGAATTTTATTCTTTACGTTTTTAGCAGATAATGCAATATACATATCAGACAAAAGAGCAACCATAGTGTCTTTTGGTATTAAATTTTCTGGTTTCTTGTAAATTGTATTACTTGTACAAGAACCTAGAAAAATAAAAACAAGTATGTATAAAACTTTTTTCATTATCTGTTAAAAGTTAATCGCTTTCCTTTTTTCTCTTCGTTAAAGACACCATTGCTGTATATTAATTCTCCATTTACAAAAGTGTGGGTAATTTTACTTGAAAACTCAGTTCCTTCAAACGGAGACCAACCACACTTGTATAAAATATTTTCTTTAGAAACTGTCCAAGAATTGTTGGTGTCTACCAAAACTAAATCGGCATAAAAACCTTCTTTTATAAATCCTCGTTGTTTAACTTTAAAAATTTTAGCAGGATTATGACACATTTTTTCTACCGCTTTTTCAACCGATAAAACGCCTTCTTTTACTTTCTCAAAAATAGCAGGAATTGCATGTTGTACTAACGGACCTCCACTTGGTGCTTTTGTATATACATTATCTTTTTCTTCTAAAGTATGTGGCGCATGATCTGTAGCAATAATATCTATTCTGTCATCTAACAATGCTTTCCACAAACCATCTTTATCCTTTTGAGATTTAACAGCTGGATTCCATTTAATATGTGTTCCTTTTGTATCATAATCTGCATCTGTAAACCATAAATGATGTACGCAAACCTCTGCTGTTATTTGTTTTTCTTCTAACGGAATATCGTTACGAAATAAAGCTGTTTCTTTAGCTGTTGATAAATGAAAAACATGCAAACGTGCGCCTGTTTTTTTAGCCAATTCAATTGCTTTTGAAGATGAAATATAGCACGCTTCTTCACTTCTAATAATTGGGTGATATTTTAAAGGAATATCATCTCCAAATTCGGCTTTATATTTTTCTGTGTTTTTTCTAATTGTAGCTTCATCTTCACAATGTACAGAAATCACCATTTTTGTTGAAGAGAAAATTTTCTCTAAAACGGCTTCATTATCCACCAACATATTTCCTGTAGATGAACCTAAAAACAATTTAATTCCAGCAACATTTTCTGGATTGGTTTTTAATAACTCTTCTAAATTATCGTTTGTTCCACCAAACATAAATGAGTAATTAGCGTAAGAATCTTTAGCTGCAATGTTAAATTTATCTTCTAACAATTCTTGAGTTGTTGCCTGCGGAATTGTGTTTGGCATTTCAATAAAAGAGGTAATTCCGCCAGCAATTGCAGCTTTGCTTTCTGTAGCAATATTTGCTTTGTGTGTTAAACCCGGCTCACGAAAATGTACTTGATCGTCTATCATTCCAGGAATTAAATAACTGCCTTTTGCATCAATTATAGTTGCATTTTCAGGAGCTATAATTGATTCTGAAATCTCTTTAATAAGTTCATTTTCAATAAGAATATCTCCATTAAAAACGGTATTCTCATTTACAATTTTTGCATTTTTTATTAAGGTATGTTGTGTCATTTTTATTTTGGTAATTTACTTAAACGCATTTTTATTACTCCAAAAAGCGCTTCGTATACAATATTTCCACTCATTTTAGATTCTCCTAAAGTTCTATCTGTAAAGATCACAGAAACTTCATTAATCTTAAAACCGCGTTTCCAGGCTTTGTATTTCATTTCAATTTGAAAAGCATAACCAATAAATTTAATTTTGTCTAATCTAAGTGTTTCTAAAACATTACGTTTCCAGCAAACAAAACCAGCAGTTGTATCATGCAAAGGAATTCCAGTAATAAAACGCACGTATTTAGAAGCAAAATAAGAAAGTAAAACTCTGTGCATTGGCCAATTAACAACATTTACTCCAACAGAATATCGAGATCCCACAGAAACATCTGCGCCTTTTTTAGCACATTCATTATAAAGTCTTATTAAATCTTTTGGATTATGAGAAAAATCTGCATCCATTTCAATAATATAATCGTACTTTTTTTCAATAGCCCATTTAAAACCGTGAATATATGCAGTTCCTAAACCGTTTTTCCCTGTACGTTTTTCTATATGTAGTTTAGTTGAAAACTCTTTTTGAAGGTTTTCTACTATATTTCCAGTACCATCTGGAGAATTATCATCAACAACTAAAATATGAAAGTCTTTTTCTTGATTAAAAACTTC of the Tenacibaculum todarodis genome contains:
- the tyrS gene encoding tyrosine--tRNA ligase, which codes for MTKNLVEELRWRGMIHDMMPGTEEQLQKEMTAAYIGFDPTSDSLHIGSLVPIILLVHLERAGHKPVALVGGATGMIGDPSGKSDERNLLNEEALAKNVDGIKRTLARFLDFDNGTANSPILVNNYDWMKNFSFIEFARDVGKRITVNYMMAKDSVKKRISGEESGGMSFTEFTYQLIQGYDFYHLYKAHNCKIQMGGSDQWGNITTGTELVRRMNVGEEAKAYAMTCPLITKADGSKFGKSEGGNVWLDASKTSVYKFYQFWLNTSDEDAEKYVKIFTFLDEKTVEALIEEHKEAPHVRVLQKRLAEEVTTFVHSKEELDKAIAASNILFGKSTSEDLKSLDEQTFLDVFAGVPQAEVSKDDIAEGLDMIGALSAKTNFLKSNGDARRALKENAVSVNKEKVKEDFVITAKDLIADKYVLLQRGKKTYFLLKIA
- a CDS encoding NAD-dependent epimerase/dehydratase family protein — protein: MILVTGGTGLVGAHLLYHLTLNDDKIRAIYRSENTLEKVKEVFSFYTSEVTKHFSKIEWIKADITDIPSMIPAFINIKKVYHCAALVSFNPKDYREMRKVNIHGTAIIVNLAIDAKVDKLCFVGSIAAVGNAINGEIITEENEWNDEDDNHGYAITKFGAEMEVWRASQEGVDVVIVNPGVILGSGFWNTGSSKLFTQIYNGFKFYTEGITGFVGVQDVVKAMTLLMNSEVKNERFILVSENKSFKDIFFSIADAFDKKHPSKKIKPWQTAIFWRVAWVISKFTGKEPLLTKHSAKSAHGISYYSAEKITKTLNFSFEKIETVVKRVAKNYPL
- a CDS encoding DUF4296 domain-containing protein, with translation MKKVLYILVFIFLGSCTSNTIYKKPENLIPKDTMVALLSDMYIALSAKNVKNKIQQRQVNYLPFVYDKYKIDSARFKESNVYYTSVIEQYNEILLEVKDNINKEHKKYSEELKTQDSIKNLDKKKIKEERLKSKNKEGKLKNLIKLDSSQLKKPILEKGFKKR
- a CDS encoding dihydroorotase; the encoded protein is MTQHTLIKNAKIVNENTVFNGDILIENELIKEISESIIAPENATIIDAKGSYLIPGMIDDQVHFREPGLTHKANIATESKAAIAGGITSFIEMPNTIPQATTQELLEDKFNIAAKDSYANYSFMFGGTNDNLEELLKTNPENVAGIKLFLGSSTGNMLVDNEAVLEKIFSSTKMVISVHCEDEATIRKNTEKYKAEFGDDIPLKYHPIIRSEEACYISSSKAIELAKKTGARLHVFHLSTAKETALFRNDIPLEEKQITAEVCVHHLWFTDADYDTKGTHIKWNPAVKSQKDKDGLWKALLDDRIDIIATDHAPHTLEEKDNVYTKAPSGGPLVQHAIPAIFEKVKEGVLSVEKAVEKMCHNPAKIFKVKQRGFIKEGFYADLVLVDTNNSWTVSKENILYKCGWSPFEGTEFSSKITHTFVNGELIYSNGVFNEEKKGKRLTFNR
- a CDS encoding polyprenol monophosphomannose synthase, encoding MSDALVIIPTYNEKENIEAIIREVFNQEKDFHILVVDDNSPDGTGNIVENLQKEFSTKLHIEKRTGKNGLGTAYIHGFKWAIEKKYDYIIEMDADFSHNPKDLIRLYNECAKKGADVSVGSRYSVGVNVVNWPMHRVLLSYFASKYVRFITGIPLHDTTAGFVCWKRNVLETLRLDKIKFIGYAFQIEMKYKAWKRGFKINEVSVIFTDRTLGESKMSGNIVYEALFGVIKMRLSKLPK